Within the Corvus hawaiiensis isolate bCorHaw1 chromosome 8, bCorHaw1.pri.cur, whole genome shotgun sequence genome, the region ATAGTGGTTCAAACGAAGGAGCGAGAGGCCTTTTATAATTATGGAGGtaaggaaaatttatttctttccttcttcttgcACTTACCAGCCTTCTGTCTTAGTTACTGCTAGAACTGAAAGGTTTCCTTGTTTGATCATTGTCTATTATTGAAACAAATGTGCTCTTATCCTAATAAAATGTGTATCTGCAGCTGAGATTACTTGGCAAATGTAGGGAAGCTACTGTTTATCTCCGCTTCAAAAATAGAGAATTAAATAGTTAACACAGAGTAATTGATTCATTTGGGGTCATGTAGCAAATCTTAATTTTGGTTGTTGCTTTGTCACTGGACTCTACCACTTTCCCCTCCTATATATGCAGTTCTTTTGATCAGATGCAAACAGATTTAATGGTGCCCACAAATGGGAAATCACTTCTTCCATATTTGAACCTTAGAAATCCCTTCTGAATTTTTGTATGTCTTGTCATTTCTTGGACCAAACTTCTAATAACAGTCAGGAGCTTGTTTATGTTTTGATGCACAAGAGTCTTAACAAATTAACTCAAGCATCATAGTACCAGTCCTTGCCAACACCAGCTGGGAGTTGTCTCCTCCCTATTGCTTTTCCCAGTATTCAATTTTATTAATATGGAAACATCTGATTGTCATTTTGTTCAGCTGTCTTTTACAtctggagaaaaagcagagtGGAGCAGTGGTGATGTGGCAAGTTTCAAAAGGTGGGGGAAGGTCACCTCACAGTAGGAAGGGGGAGCCAAATGTACAGATCCTATTGAAGCCCTTATGCCCAGTGCCTTCCTCTGCCATGGATTTTCACCTGGTGGAGGTAAGTCTCCTTCCCAATTCCCTTCCTTGTAAAACTGAGTCAGCTGCAGTTCCTTGACCCTCGGGACTGCTGTGAAGATACAGCTGACAACTTAACCAGGTCCCAGGTTCCCCAGCATCAAACTGCTGCAGAGTGGCATTGACTGCAAATGCATTTATCACTTCAAGAGAACAGAGGAAGACAGAACCAAAATGACCAAGACAAAACCGATTCCATGGGCAAGGGTTTTCCATGCTGCTCTCAGCATCAGTTTAACAACTAAACCTGTTGAAAATGTTTGACTGAGGCAGAAAGTGGAGGaatagaaagaagaagaaactgcAGAGTAATGGAATTAAGGCCTTAGATCAGCCAGCCTTCAAGTGCAGCTCACAGTGAGCCTGGCTTCCTGCTGTCCTTTCAGGTCCAATTCCACTCTTTGTTCCAGCAGTTCCTGGTTTGAGTTTTCAGGCTACCTGCCAGGGTGCCCCTCCCCAGCTTGCCCTCCCTTTCAGGCAGGCCGACTCCACCAGTGCAAAATTGTAACTTCTTAGACAGTTTCCTGCTTGTAACTTCTTGCATCTCTCAGTTCAACAGACTCTGGTGAGTCACAGGGGTTGCATCAGTTGCAGTGCCACACACTGCTCGGGACTTGCTCACTTTCCATCTGCTTAAAAGTGACTTACAAAGCAGTTCCCCCTTTGTACTTTACCTCTGATACGGAACTGAAATGTCTTTGTGTCGCTGGCAtgatccccccccccccctccatttcctttctgtctgcTTCAGAATACACACCACTCACTTTAAAGAATCTTAGGTCCTCTGCTGAAAACTACAGCCAGAACTGGTGACAAAATCATAACTGTAAAAAGGAGTTCATTGACTCTTTCCtggcttaaaaaataaaaattacagctGTAAAACCTGATTTCGACACTTTGATTTGATtgtttattgttatttttataataagTTAGGAGAAAGATATCTAATTAAAATGTACCTTTGATCAAGCTCATATTTTAGCTAATGCACCTTTCtgacctctttttttctcctttcctttttaacaaaaccaaacatcaCATGTGGTTTTATTTGTACTCGAAAACTGATTTGAAAGGTTGAAAGGCAGTTGCCTTAAAatcaaatgtaaaaaaaatcactagCATCTCAGTAGGTTCATGCAGGCCTGACAAGAGCCATACCCTTTTTgtcataaagaaataaaaattaacacaaTTGTCTCATTTAACAGATAGCTTTGAGCTACCCTTCAAATAATTAAGCAAGAATCAAAGAAaccaaagccaaacaaacaaaaaccaggaaaaaaaccccaacaaacaaacaaaaagtaaacCCACagaaaacccaaataaacaaaagttTAAATCCAAAGAGATGAGGAAGGGCGGCACGGGGAGCACAGGAAGTTTTCAAAAGTTTGTAGACCCCTTGAGTGCATTTAAAATAGATTAACATTCTCTTGTCTCATTAGCATACAATTGCAAGAGTTCTCATTCATCTGCACTTCAGGAGTTGCTTGTCTTTTTGCTCAAAGCTTTCATCtatgaaattgaaaaatttGTTTCAGAACCTTGCTCTGCTACCAGTTTCCTTGTGTGGTCAAGTACAGGTCAGTCTCTCCAGGACTCTGTCTTCAGCTGTTACATTGAGGAGGTGAAGTCTGGCCTCCCAGTCCTTCAgtcttgtttggtttgtttccaaGCCCTTCTTGGGAAGCCTGTCTGTCTGAGTTGGTGCAAGCTGGAACATCTAGGAGCTGTGGGAATGCAAGAGTGAAATGTCATCTGCCCTGCTTCTCGTTGCCATTGCTGGCTTGCATGGATGGCTTGGCATGGTTTATGAGGGTTCTGACTCCTACTAAAATAGTTGCTGTCTGTCTGTACCAAGGAGAGGAAATCCTACCAGCAGATCGTTATCTGTGCTCTGGTACAAAATTAAAGCTGCAGAAATAGTTGCAGACACAGCAGCTCAAAACAGAGATAGCAGAGAGGAGCATAGCTTTGTGATGGAATTTGGAATTGCCTGCATCTTAAAAATGCTGTAGGTTTGCTAATAGGAATGTGCAGCTAAACTACTCAGAAACAGGAAGGCAAGACAATGATTTGAAATTAGACCCCCCAAATAGGGAGATTGTTTTAAAACACGTGAGACGATGCAAAGGCATTTTGCTTTGATGTTATGGTTCCCAGAGGAAATGACTGCAGGTACCAATCAGCACCTTCCTGGTAAACATTGCTGTTACTTTTTTAGTCATGGATCTAGTttaaggagcagaagaaaattgCATGTTTCCATTTGTGAGGAGTAGAATCTCAGTCTTGGAGATGTTACATTAAAGAAGCAAGGTGCTTGAAGCATTGGCTGGATGATCCTTGACAGACATTTAGTGCCTTTCTAGTTAGTGTTTGTTGCACAGGCTGTCTATATATATACAGTCCCTTGATCTACAGAAAATTGATTCTTCTGACAGTTTTTAGTTTCCTttgagttttctctttttctgctgtcaTCGATAACGCAGTGCCTGGAGCAGAAATCGTAAAACTTATTTTCATTGGATACtggcaaaacaggaaaaacaactCCATGCTCAGGAGAAGGTGTTGAGCAGCGGAAGTGGCATGCATGCCACCAGCACCTACATCTTAAGTTGGGAATTCCTGGCTTAGAGCAGAACCACAAGCATGTACTGTCTTCTGTCCTTCCTGCCTAGAGGAGCTGCCTTTCTGCTCACTGGACATCATCTTATACGGGAAAGGCCAGAGGCTCTGGGCACAATATTGGCATGGAAACCAAAGCAGCTGCAGGTAGCAGCACTCCTGGTTTATTTACATGGTTGTACCCCCGAATGTTGAAGTGCTGTTTCCTCACTGTAACGGTAATGCTTCTGTGGTTTGTGCCTGGTTTCCTGTTTCAATTTGTCTGACTTCAGCTTTCAATACTGATTCTTCTTCGGACCTTGTCAACAAGATTGAAACCCCTTAGTATCCAATATATGTACTGAAGTCTCATCATTTACATTAGTGCTTGATCTTTCTTTGAGAATATACATGTTACTTTGCTGACTATGCACATAAGCACATCTGGTGCTAAGCTACTTCCATGTCTGAAATTgtggaaattatttcagatatgtAAGTAGGGTTTGGACACCCACTTTCCCTTTCAGACTGGTTGGAATGAAATATCCTTGGCAGTTAACTCCCTACATATTTATGTACCTTCACTTCTTGGAACATGACTACCTGCTTTCCTATTCTGTAattcttgcaattttttttgcagtggaTGATAGTACTGGAGTTATAAATTGTGTCTGCTGGAAAAATCCCATGGTAGCAGAAACACCTTTATCAGGTAATTTatcaaataaataattcctCTTTTGGCTGTATGTTTTTACTTATGTCTGTTTTACATAATTTAGTAAGTGATCAAACTTGCAGAAGAGCAAATTCGactgttcaatttttttttttttttttaaaccaccaCATCATACAGCCTGGGCCATTTTGGGAATTTTCTATTAGTTTTTGTGTTGTGTTCAATGGTGATGCCAATAAAACCATTACATTATGTCCTATCCCTGCCTTTTACTTATTTGAGTAATATGATATTTCAGTTCTATGCTGTGACATTGTTCAGAGAATTTGCCTCTTAAAGTTCTTTCTGTGACTTCATCTAGTAAGGAGCTAGGCTGGAAATGTGCCACAACTTCTGTTTCCAAAGTCAGTCCATTGACCTGCCCTTGTGATAGTGGTTTCAGGATTTATCCTCACTTTGTTTGTATTCATATTCTGCTCATACAGACTCTGTGAGCAATGAATTTGAAAGCAGCTTCAAACACAGTAGGAGGATGCCAGCAGTCTTTTACAATTTGGGCAAGTACGAAGTGTGCAGTAGTTGTGCATTTGAAATGAATGTATTATTGCACTCACTAACAGAACAACTCACTAGTGTCTGGCTgtctctttgctttttctctcccaCTGTTTCTTGTAGATCAAAGTACAGAATTCTTTCTACTTTGGATCTTCCTGGAAGCCCATGTTGTGGATTGACAACCCTAATATGGAGCTGATCAAATCCTACTGAAATAAATCTTACTAGTGTCATCTGCAGTGTTAGGGATACATATTAATAGaatgaagaaaggaaagctTGATGTAAAAGTTAAAAACTCTGATATCTGTGGAACAAGCCCATTTATACAGACAGATAATTGATACTTATATTGAACAATGATATGACAGGTGGTACAAATGGTCCCAACTGGAATGTAGAAGACAGCTCTGACTTTGGAGAGGTGATGatctggcacagctctcaggaaaaaaaggagacgCACAATCAAATCAGTTTTGAGGAACTTAAATGAGGAACTCAGATGCATTAAAAGGAATTGCATGCAATACTGCTTCAAATAGAATGAAAGCCAAGAATGCTTTTCAGCCTTGTATTCCTGTTTTACACATACATCAGTAGTGCTTGGATGGACACAATGCTAATAATGGAGATGGATTCATTTGTACCTGCTAAAGAAAGCTCTTAGGGAGCACAGGAAACTTTCTTCCAGCCTTTTGTAATTTTGATCAGGGATGTTTGGAGCATTAATCAGGTTTTAAGTTATGAAGGATTTACTGTCCTGCAAAGCTGTGTTATGTAAATGTCAAGTTCTGTCAAGTTGCATTCACCTCAGTTGCATTCACCTCAGTGTAGACATCAAATTGCATCACATGAATGCTTTGGCCCCACCTCAGATGACTCATTCTTCTTTTATATAAAAAGTTCAGCTgacttttcttttctcctctcgTCCATCTTAGcatgacaaaaccaaaaaacaacaaaaaccatttCAAATTTGTTTCAATTTTCCAACCCATCTATGACATTTTCAGTGGTAAATCAGTATCTCCtctcttttatattttcccCACGTGAACTATTTAAGTAAATATAATACTGTAAACTAACTTTGTCACCCAGAAGTTTTGCTACCCAGGATACATGGTGCCTGGGACCTTACCCTTTTTTAGTAATATGACTCCTGTGCTGCTTAGGTGGATGAATGCAAAAGGACAATTAATGCATTGACTTTAATGTCTGACTCCCTTTCCCTCACTTCTTGCAGGTCATCCAAGCACACCCAGCAGTCTCACTGTGTTTGAACAGATGAAGAAACTTCAAGAAATAGTGAGCCAGAAAACCAAGCTGGAGATTGGGGATGTTGTCAGGGTCAGAGGTCACATCCGAACCTATAGGCAGCAAAGAGAAATTCAGGCTTCATGTTTTTGTGAGTGATTTGAATCTGGACATGTGTAACTAAGATGTCTGAATCTGTGAAAATATCTGAGCTGTATGTAATTAATTGGATATTTTCCACTTTATTTTCTGGCATCTCATTTTTCTAAGGATTTTCATCTGTATATCTTTATTTCAATTGTAGCAGCATAAGGCTGGAAGACACACTATGTAATGTGTGAGATTAGATTGCCTGTAAACGAGGCATTCCTGGAAAAACTGTAGAAGCTGATTAGCATGCATACAAGAATACTGTGCAGATACTGTGGTTGGATGTCTGCAAGAGTGATTTGCTCTTCAGATTTCTCTGTGTTGAAGTGGAGCAGCCAAAGCCCATGGGAAGGGAGCTGGTGCCCTTCTGTGTCCCACTTCACCAAGGGCTCTGGGGGCTTTGGAGAAGTGGCTGCTGTTTGTCACAGCCTGTACAATCCATTCCtagggcaggcagcagcagatgggCAGTGTCCCACTGAAGCCTGGTTTCTCCTAAgctccctggctctgcaggatgagggagaagttttcctcaggcacagctctgcatgCAGGTGCTGCCTGTGTGTCTGACAGCTCTTTGggcagcagggctctgcagcccaCTGCTTATGCTCTAGGAGCTTCCAGTTACATAACTTCTTCTCAGTTCCGTGTCTGTGCTGTTGTGTAAGAGCTGGTTTTCCCCCGTGAGATCTTTCAGAGATAATACTGAAATTATACTGAAGAAAAGCCTGTCTTTTAAAAACTCTGTGTAAGTCAGATAAAAAGTATAGATTTTTCAGCTCTAGCTACAATTTGAAAAGGAGTTCAGCCCTCCTTTGTAGACAGAAGATTTATGAGTACATACAACCCATTCATGGGTAAGTAATAATACCAAAGAGAGCCATGCAATTCAAGTAGCCTCTAAATTGCTTTCACTTTGGCCCAAATAAAGCTCCTTACTATGTGTTAACTGCATTTAATGGCTAAAGACTGCTGAAAGGTAAAATAGAGATCataaattctgtttaaataagTTGTCAGACAGAAGCATAATCTGTAATGCACCACAACAGGCTGTTTTACCTCCTTGTAAACTGTAAAAGAGGGATTggcctttgtggttttgtttttataaaaaccACAGTGAACAAAATTTGCCAATTTAATACTGGCTATGAAGCTCTGTAGAGCTGCCTCAGGTTTGCTTGCTTAAAAAATTGTATGGCAGTCCTGGCCAAGTCTACATGTTGTCATTGCCTCTCCAGATAAAGTGGATGATCCTGTGTGTGATGTCCAGATTTCAAGAATGCTGGAGCTCCCCTGTCTCTATAGAGAAGTTTATGACAAACCTTTCAAGGGCCCTGAAGAAATACAGAGGTAAATGCAGTATCCAGACTGCTGGTCCTGGGGAAAAGTGTGGGATATTGCGATTGTTTACTTGTTGTTGTAGtaactctggaaaaaaataaaacagggcCTGTGATTTAGACTGCATAAATATACAGTAGCAGTCTGCTTTTCTCCCAAATAATTGGTGATCCATACAGATGAGATACCTGTCCATGATCTGAGGAAAGAAATATAATGCTGAACTAAAGTGAGTATTAGGAAGGAAGTAAAATACTGTGTACAGATACCTAGTGAAAAAAGATAGGATTTTGAGCAAGATTTGGGGCTGAGGTCAGCAGAGAGGATGGAGAAATATCCTTGCCTGATGTTGTTTTATCTGTAAGGTTAAGGAGCTATTTCACTGAAATGCTCTCCTGCCCTTGTCATTGTCAAATCACAAATACATAACCTCAGTAAACTGAGTCAAACACCCACTCCTGTACTCAGTGTCAGGGTAGCTGGATGCTTATTGGGAGGCCTGGTGCATGGAGTGTGGTTTCATATGGCTGTCGGGGCAGTCAcgacacacacagacagtgcctctttcaagggccaaaaagccatttattaaaCAAATCAGCCTCTTTTATACACCTTTTGTATGTTACCATTCATGTTACAGATTCATTGGCTGCTAAACTACTACAATAGACTCATTGGCTATTATTAACTACAACATACTACCATTGGCTACCTATAGCATAAGcattcaagcattcagaaaaataacaggtgcagatatgttgctgttttctccttctactGTTTAACTTTCTTGCTTCTGGTGATACTTACATTCTCATGGGCAAaaactaattgtttttcttctcatggaCTTTCCTCACAGTCCTTCTCTAGCCAaagtaacaggcctgagccataattttacaaaggcaacaaggccttcattttataaggttttacttAAATGCCACAGTTTCAGAGACTGCAGATCTTAAATCCACAAAACTGTAACAGCAAATGATTGAAGAAGAACAGTTTAACATTTATACATgtaaaaatgttctgttttaattaaggttttaaattgaaattcttTCAGGACAGTAAAACATCTTTTGACCTTTGAAACCAGTCTAGTGGACTGACTATGTAATTATTCTAAAACCGATTTCTTGCCTTTTGACATGTTCTGTGTATCCTTGTAGTGGCCTGGAGGGTCAGAGTTTCTCAATCCATATGCTGCATGAGAAAGTGCAAGGCTTTctattagaaaacaaaattcagaCCTTTtaccagcaggagctggagactGTTGATTCTCTGGTGTCTCTGGCTGGTGTGCATCtacccagccccagctgtgagGAGGTGAGTGAATGCACCTGTTCCAAGCTTTTAGTGGGGGGAAATAAGACTGTGTACTTTTTTTAAGCATAAGTAGATAAGAAACTGGTGTCTTCAGAGGATTCAAAATCCACTAGTGCTTTAGCTTTATGCATAAATTATTTACAGAGCTTAAGGAAATCTTGTTACTTTAGACATATAAAACTGGGCTGAAAAAAGTCATGTAAGAACATTCAGTTATTAGGGGTAATCTTGTGTTAGGGCTGAGCAATCTTACAGCCTGCAACAGCCATTACCTTATTTAGATTTGTAAATAGTAACAGTGTCAGGAAAAGAGATCCCTTTAAGGTGCTTGAGTTCTTTGGGACAGATGTTTGAGATCCTGAATCTGATCAGGAGAAGGGAGCACAAAGTTTTTGTCTTGTTTCTCGTTTGGAGGTCAATATATTAATAGACATGCAGCTTTCAAGGGGAGGTTATGGTGAGTGGATGAACAGTGCTCCCTGCTACATGTTTCTCACATTGGAAGTCCCTACTTGTGAAAGACCATGATTGAAAGGATGAGAAGGTGGGATTAATCTGAAATCAGTTTACAGGCAGTTGCATGTAACCAAACTATTCAGAAACTTTCCAATGAGTTAGTAACCTCTTGATCAGCTGCAGAATgggaaacagaacaaaacccgttttttaaaatagctttataTTACTGTATTAGTTGGATAAATTACAAACCAGATTCTCAACAGGTATGAAGCAATAAATTTCTGCAAAACTAACAGTTACATCTTTTACCATGAAAGCAGTGGCAACTGAAACTTAAGATGGAGTGTTGTGATTCACTTGTttactttttggttttctgtagAGGAATAAATCCCTGGCAGTCTTTTTCACTGCCTGATTTTGATGTGCACTGTAATGTTAAGTGCTGTGTTATGTTGACTTCTAATGTTTGTTTAATTCTTAAgtaacccaaacaaaacaacacataAACCAGTCCCTTGCAGATGAGGTCAAATAGTAATGAAAAGTAGCTCTTTTCTtgttggccttgttgaactgcTGGTGATAGCTGTTGTTGATAGCTGGGTTGGgggggggtttttgtttttatttaaggctttttttttaggtttgctttaaaacaaacatgGATATTAATACTAACAGGATCTATTCTCATTTTAGACAGAAAAGTTTGATAGTAGATTATCTAACATGGCACCCAGTACTTCTAAACTAGCTGGTACAGTATGAAAAGTTCCCAAACACTTTACATTAAAGGAAGTTGTGGCCATTGTGTCCAATACTGGAAACTTAAAAGTTTCAGCATTTATAGAAAGATCAAGATAAATAATTTACAAAGCCATTTAAAGTAGGAACTGGTGCAGAATAAACATagagagactgaaaaaaaccccaagaaaactcaacccaaacaaaacaccaaccaaccaaaaataaCCAactcaaaaaccccaaaccaagaaaaacaatGTAGCATCAGTATTGCTAGCAGTCATGAAGAGCTATCATAATAATTAATAGTTGCTCCTGATCCCGATGCAAGGGTGTGAGTGTATGTCCCAGGAATTTGGGCTCACAGATGCTTATTTAGAAATTGCAGTTCTCCCTATTGTCCTTTACTATTAATTTCTTGCAAAGAAGGTTATCTGTTCTTGCA harbors:
- the STN1 gene encoding CST complex subunit STN1 isoform X1, coding for MQSESKKYEEEMPSLHWGIDPVFSAFARLYIKDITEMRESKQVPGIFFYNGHPVRQVDVVGIVVQTKEREAFYNYGVDDSTGVINCVCWKNPMVAETPLSGHPSTPSSLTVFEQMKKLQEIVSQKTKLEIGDVVRVRGHIRTYRQQREIQASCFYKVDDPVCDVQISRMLELPCLYREVYDKPFKGPEEIQSGLEGQSFSIHMLHEKVQGFLLENKIQTFYQQELETVDSLVSLAGVHLPSPSCEEVKSESNSSSKRIHSVFKEAIKMLQEKGVVFQKRSSSKDLYHVTDHDKELFKVTLDVIKEDCRKPRHAEKGCHFLHVLSCVRQSYNPSLDEVVMHRVLELLESNSDVISTMEGYFMVF
- the STN1 gene encoding CST complex subunit STN1 isoform X2; protein product: MPSAFLCHGFSPGGVDDSTGVINCVCWKNPMVAETPLSGHPSTPSSLTVFEQMKKLQEIVSQKTKLEIGDVVRVRGHIRTYRQQREIQASCFYKVDDPVCDVQISRMLELPCLYREVYDKPFKGPEEIQSGLEGQSFSIHMLHEKVQGFLLENKIQTFYQQELETVDSLVSLAGVHLPSPSCEEVKSESNSSSKRIHSVFKEAIKMLQEKGVVFQKRSSSKDLYHVTDHDKELFKVTLDVIKEDCRKPRHAEKGCHFLHVLSCVRQSYNPSLDEVVMHRVLELLESNSDVISTMEGYFMVF